Proteins encoded by one window of Salvia splendens isolate huo1 chromosome 14, SspV2, whole genome shotgun sequence:
- the LOC121765998 gene encoding receptor-like protein 19 isoform X2, with the protein MDIFSHILSLALLLLVHCLMYNSLAFVTNTNTNTDRSSLLALKSHITSDPLNLLRKNWTAQTPICNWIGITCDPLNYRVTELNISYMQLAGSIPPEIGNLSSLISLDINENSFHGPIPASLFNISSIQVINLGGNALSSKLPIDMCKHSLHNLKTLRISFNKLYGKIPSSLGQCSNLDRLSLYNNSHVGEVPKEIGNLTLLTRLFLGLNSLTGDIPKEIGHLYMLNSLWMDSNIFTGPLPQDIGNLTALRQLDLHNNTLTGGIPQEIGQLDNLVTLSIDFNKLTGTLPTFSNMSSVNYISISDNTLNGTLPREIGNMKALQGLYLINNTLTGVIPEEIGGLDNLGTLYMSSNKLIGQLPPVIFNMKSLAELSLDKNDLTGIIPGEMFTANMKSIDLSNNQFQGSIPQAIETSLTLTYLNLANNSLSGSVPSTIGNLISLKTLMLYSNSFIGEIPPSICKLRSLQFLHLSDNSLHGSIPKCLGKLSKSLQVLNLKGNNFHGLIPPSFPKGCALESLNLNSNNLDGTLPQTLGNCGKLQVLDVGSNAIQGGFPFWLEGLVDFRVLVLRDNRFNGSMLLPIANGKISSDAPFVKLQVFDVYQNEFSGPLPTRYLTTFPAMVNAKEDDSEKSNWFSKYEDSLVFVLKGTDRPIVRILKTFITIDMSVNKFTGKIPDSIGNLNSLMYLNLSHNSLTGKIPSSLGNVKALESLDLSSNRLNGTIPRQLTMLNFLSTLNLSVNDLVGEIPRSSGQFWTFDNSSYIWNSGLCGLPLTKKCKQDPTPPAQESEGSNFIDGFSWRPVVLGYGCGFVIGVSICCFIMEYGSPKWLLEIFGIQ; encoded by the exons ATGGATATATTTTCACATATTTTATCACTTGCTCTTCTTTTGCTGGTTCATTGTTTAATGTACAACAGTTTAGCCTTTGTAACCAATACCAATACCAATACCGACCGTTCTTCACTTCTTGCCTTAAAATCTCATATCACATCCGATCCTCTCAATTTATTGAGAAAGAATTGGACTGCCCAAACACCTATTTGTAACTGGATCGGAATTACTTGTGATCCACTCAATTACCGTGTGACCGAGTTGAATATTTCTTATATGCAACTCGCGGGCTCCATTCCACCAGAAATCGGAAATCTTTCTTCTCTTATATCTCTAGATATAAATGAGAACTCCTTCCACGGTCCCATTCCGGCCTCCCTCTTCAACATCTCATCCATACAAGTAATTAATTTGGGAGGTAATGCTTTGTCAAGTAAACTGCCAATCGACATGTGCAAACACAGCCTTCACAACCTCAAAACGCTTCGTATATCTTTCAACAAGTTGTATGGAAAAATACCATCGAGCTTGGGCCAATGTTCAAACCTTGACCGACTTTCCTTGTACAACAACAGCCATGTTGGAGAGGTGCCAAAAGAAATTGGAAATTTGACACTGCTCACTCGATTATTCCTTGGGCTCAACAGTTTAACTG GTGATATTCCAAAAGAGATCGGTCATCTTTATATGTTAAATTCGTTGTGGATGGATTCCAACATATTTACTGGACCACTACCTCAAGATATTGGGAATTTGACTGCCCTTCGACAATTAGACCTCCACAATAATACTTTAACAG GTGGTATTCCACAAGAGATTGGGCAGCTTGATAATTTAGTAACTTTGTCCATTGACTTTAACAAGTTGACGGGCACTTTACCGACCTTTTCTAACATGTCTTCTGtgaattatatttcaataagtGATAACACACTTAATGGGACATTGCCAAGAGAAATTGGGAACATGAAAGCTCTTCAAGGATTATACctcattaacaatactttaacaG GTGTGATTCCAGAAGAGATTGGTGGACTTGATAACTTAGGTACACTATACATGAGTTCCAACAAGTTAATCGGCCAGTTGCCTCCAGTCATATTCAACATGAAATCACTTGCAGAATTATCTCTTGACAAGAATGATTTGACTG GTATTATTCCTGGAGAGATGTTCACTGCCAATATGAAGAGTATTGATCTCTCCAATAATCAATTTCAAGGTTCCATACCACAAGCTATTGAAACATCCCTCACCTTAACCTATCTCAACTTGGCAAATAACAGTCTCTCGGGCTCTGTACCTTCCACCATTGGAAATCTCATCTCCCTAAAAACCTTAATGCTCTACTCCAACAGCTTCATTGGGGAGATTCCGCCATCCATTTGCAAATTGAGATCCCTCCAATTCCTCCATCTATCAGACAACAGTTTGCACGGATCAATTCCCAAGTGTTTAGGAAAGCTGAGTAAATCCTTGCAGGTTCTTAATTTGAAAGGGAATAACTTTCATGGCCTCATTCCTCCATCCTTTCCAAAGGGCTGCGCTCTTGAGTCTTTGAACCTCAACAGCAATAACCTAGATGGAACACTGCCACAAACCCTAGGAAATTGTGGGAAGCTGCAAGTTCTTGATGTTGGGAGCAATGCGATACAAGGTGGATTTCCCTTCTGGTTGGAGGGTCTCGTTGATTTCCGAGTCCTTGTTTTGAGAGATAACAGATTCAATGGCAGTATGCTTCTACCCATTGCTAATGGTAAGATAAGTAGTGATGCTCCATTTGTGAAGTTGCAAGTGTTTGATGTATATCAAAATGAATTCAGTGGGCCCCTCCCAACTAGATATTTAACCACCTTCCCAGCCATGGTGAATGCCAAGGAAGATGATTCAGAAAAGAGTAACTGGTTCAGCAAGTATGAGGATTCATTGGTGTTTGTTTTGAAAGGCACAGATCGACCAATAGTCAGAATCTTGAAAACATTCATCACTATTGACATGTCCGTGAACAAATTCACCGGGAAGATTCCGGATTCCATCGGGAATCTTAATTCCCTCATGTACTTGAATTTGTCTCACAACAGTCTCACTGGGAAGATACCATCATCCCTTGGAAATGTGAAAGCATTGGAATCATTAGACTTGTCTTCAAACCGACTCAATGGTACGATTCCTAGGCAGCTGACGATGTTGAATTTTCTTTCTACATTAAATCTTTCAGTGAATGATCTTGTTGGAGAGATTCCTCGGTCTAGCGGACAGTTTTGGACATTTGATAACAGCTCCTACATTTGGAACTCGGGATTATGCGGACTTCCTCTGACCAAAAAATGCAAGCAAGATCCCACGCCGCCTGCTCAAGAAAGTGAGGGTTCCAATTTTATTGATGGATTTAGTTGGCGACCGGTGGTTTTGGGATATGGATGTGGTTTCGTTATAGGAGTTTCGATATGTTGTTTCATAATGGAATATGGAAGCCCTAAATGGTTACTAGAAATCTTCGGTATTCAATAA
- the LOC121765998 gene encoding receptor-like protein 34 isoform X1, with amino-acid sequence MDIFSHILSLALLLLVHCLMYNSLAFVTNTNTNTDRSSLLALKSHITSDPLNLLRKNWTAQTPICNWIGITCDPLNYRVTELNISYMQLAGSIPPEIGNLSSLISLDINENSFHGPIPASLFNISSIQVINLGGNALSSKLPIDMCKHSLHNLKTLRISFNKLYGKIPSSLGQCSNLDRLSLYNNSHVGEVPKEIGNLTLLTRLFLGLNSLTGDIPKEIGHLYMLNSLWMDSNIFTGPLPQDIGNLTALRQLDLHNNTLTGNIPKEIGYLNNLEMLNLESNGFNGSIPKEIGNMATLRMIYLDRNALSGGIPQEIGQLDNLVTLSIDFNKLTGTLPTFSNMSSVNYISISDNTLNGTLPREIGNMKALQGLYLINNTLTGVIPEEIGGLDNLGTLYMSSNKLIGQLPPVIFNMKSLAELSLDKNDLTGIIPGEMFTANMKSIDLSNNQFQGSIPQAIETSLTLTYLNLANNSLSGSVPSTIGNLISLKTLMLYSNSFIGEIPPSICKLRSLQFLHLSDNSLHGSIPKCLGKLSKSLQVLNLKGNNFHGLIPPSFPKGCALESLNLNSNNLDGTLPQTLGNCGKLQVLDVGSNAIQGGFPFWLEGLVDFRVLVLRDNRFNGSMLLPIANGKISSDAPFVKLQVFDVYQNEFSGPLPTRYLTTFPAMVNAKEDDSEKSNWFSKYEDSLVFVLKGTDRPIVRILKTFITIDMSVNKFTGKIPDSIGNLNSLMYLNLSHNSLTGKIPSSLGNVKALESLDLSSNRLNGTIPRQLTMLNFLSTLNLSVNDLVGEIPRSSGQFWTFDNSSYIWNSGLCGLPLTKKCKQDPTPPAQESEGSNFIDGFSWRPVVLGYGCGFVIGVSICCFIMEYGSPKWLLEIFGIQ; translated from the exons ATGGATATATTTTCACATATTTTATCACTTGCTCTTCTTTTGCTGGTTCATTGTTTAATGTACAACAGTTTAGCCTTTGTAACCAATACCAATACCAATACCGACCGTTCTTCACTTCTTGCCTTAAAATCTCATATCACATCCGATCCTCTCAATTTATTGAGAAAGAATTGGACTGCCCAAACACCTATTTGTAACTGGATCGGAATTACTTGTGATCCACTCAATTACCGTGTGACCGAGTTGAATATTTCTTATATGCAACTCGCGGGCTCCATTCCACCAGAAATCGGAAATCTTTCTTCTCTTATATCTCTAGATATAAATGAGAACTCCTTCCACGGTCCCATTCCGGCCTCCCTCTTCAACATCTCATCCATACAAGTAATTAATTTGGGAGGTAATGCTTTGTCAAGTAAACTGCCAATCGACATGTGCAAACACAGCCTTCACAACCTCAAAACGCTTCGTATATCTTTCAACAAGTTGTATGGAAAAATACCATCGAGCTTGGGCCAATGTTCAAACCTTGACCGACTTTCCTTGTACAACAACAGCCATGTTGGAGAGGTGCCAAAAGAAATTGGAAATTTGACACTGCTCACTCGATTATTCCTTGGGCTCAACAGTTTAACTG GTGATATTCCAAAAGAGATCGGTCATCTTTATATGTTAAATTCGTTGTGGATGGATTCCAACATATTTACTGGACCACTACCTCAAGATATTGGGAATTTGACTGCCCTTCGACAATTAGACCTCCACAATAATACTTTAACAG GTAACATTCCTAAAGAGATTGGTTATCTAAATAATTTAGAGATGTTAAACCTGGAATCCAACGGATTTAATGGATCAATTCCAAAAGAAATTGGAAACATGGCGACCCTTCGTATGATATACCTTGACAGAAATGCATTAAGTG GTGGTATTCCACAAGAGATTGGGCAGCTTGATAATTTAGTAACTTTGTCCATTGACTTTAACAAGTTGACGGGCACTTTACCGACCTTTTCTAACATGTCTTCTGtgaattatatttcaataagtGATAACACACTTAATGGGACATTGCCAAGAGAAATTGGGAACATGAAAGCTCTTCAAGGATTATACctcattaacaatactttaacaG GTGTGATTCCAGAAGAGATTGGTGGACTTGATAACTTAGGTACACTATACATGAGTTCCAACAAGTTAATCGGCCAGTTGCCTCCAGTCATATTCAACATGAAATCACTTGCAGAATTATCTCTTGACAAGAATGATTTGACTG GTATTATTCCTGGAGAGATGTTCACTGCCAATATGAAGAGTATTGATCTCTCCAATAATCAATTTCAAGGTTCCATACCACAAGCTATTGAAACATCCCTCACCTTAACCTATCTCAACTTGGCAAATAACAGTCTCTCGGGCTCTGTACCTTCCACCATTGGAAATCTCATCTCCCTAAAAACCTTAATGCTCTACTCCAACAGCTTCATTGGGGAGATTCCGCCATCCATTTGCAAATTGAGATCCCTCCAATTCCTCCATCTATCAGACAACAGTTTGCACGGATCAATTCCCAAGTGTTTAGGAAAGCTGAGTAAATCCTTGCAGGTTCTTAATTTGAAAGGGAATAACTTTCATGGCCTCATTCCTCCATCCTTTCCAAAGGGCTGCGCTCTTGAGTCTTTGAACCTCAACAGCAATAACCTAGATGGAACACTGCCACAAACCCTAGGAAATTGTGGGAAGCTGCAAGTTCTTGATGTTGGGAGCAATGCGATACAAGGTGGATTTCCCTTCTGGTTGGAGGGTCTCGTTGATTTCCGAGTCCTTGTTTTGAGAGATAACAGATTCAATGGCAGTATGCTTCTACCCATTGCTAATGGTAAGATAAGTAGTGATGCTCCATTTGTGAAGTTGCAAGTGTTTGATGTATATCAAAATGAATTCAGTGGGCCCCTCCCAACTAGATATTTAACCACCTTCCCAGCCATGGTGAATGCCAAGGAAGATGATTCAGAAAAGAGTAACTGGTTCAGCAAGTATGAGGATTCATTGGTGTTTGTTTTGAAAGGCACAGATCGACCAATAGTCAGAATCTTGAAAACATTCATCACTATTGACATGTCCGTGAACAAATTCACCGGGAAGATTCCGGATTCCATCGGGAATCTTAATTCCCTCATGTACTTGAATTTGTCTCACAACAGTCTCACTGGGAAGATACCATCATCCCTTGGAAATGTGAAAGCATTGGAATCATTAGACTTGTCTTCAAACCGACTCAATGGTACGATTCCTAGGCAGCTGACGATGTTGAATTTTCTTTCTACATTAAATCTTTCAGTGAATGATCTTGTTGGAGAGATTCCTCGGTCTAGCGGACAGTTTTGGACATTTGATAACAGCTCCTACATTTGGAACTCGGGATTATGCGGACTTCCTCTGACCAAAAAATGCAAGCAAGATCCCACGCCGCCTGCTCAAGAAAGTGAGGGTTCCAATTTTATTGATGGATTTAGTTGGCGACCGGTGGTTTTGGGATATGGATGTGGTTTCGTTATAGGAGTTTCGATATGTTGTTTCATAATGGAATATGGAAGCCCTAAATGGTTACTAGAAATCTTCGGTATTCAATAA